One stretch of Halichoerus grypus chromosome 10, mHalGry1.hap1.1, whole genome shotgun sequence DNA includes these proteins:
- the C10H20orf204 gene encoding uncharacterized protein C20orf204 homolog isoform X1: MAPGQAGLRTCSVPDVLHHYRAVIFEDLQAAVRQGGPGAQWTGPGSQHLHFIQKNLTGPAAPGWRGRVGASCSAQKEHSILLSIASLGRTLRRVVARGRRGALEKAAWTVALRTEAVMRRHCWMLRQQRSRWPERRPPRRRGGRRRLLLRALDAVATCWEKLFALRAAATEDA, translated from the exons ATGGCCCCCGGCCAGGCAGGGCTCCGCACCTGCAGCGTCCCTGACGTGCTCCACCACTACCGAGCGGTCATCTTTGAGGACCTGCAGGCCGCTGTGAGGCAGGGTGGGCCAGGGGCACAATGGACTGGGCCAGGCTCCCAACACCTCCATTTCATTCAGAAAAACCTGACTGGACCTGCAGCCCCTGGATGGCGGGGTCGGGTGGGAGCTTCCTGCAGTGCCCAGAAG gagcACAGTATCCTACTGTCCATTGCGTCCCTGGGTCGGACCCTGCGCAGGGTGGTGGCCCGGGGCCGCCGCGGGGCACTGGAGAAAGCGGCGTGGACCGTAGCCCTGCGCACCGAGGCGGTGATGCGGCGCCACTGCTGGATGCTGCGCCAG CAGCGGAGCCGGTGGCCCGAGAGGCGCCCTCCCCGGCGTCGCGGCGGCCGGAGGAGGCTCCTACTGCGCGCCCTGGACGCCGTCGCCACCTGCTGGGAGAAGCTCTTCGCGCTGCGCGCGGCGGCCACGGAGGACGCCTAG
- the C10H20orf204 gene encoding uncharacterized protein C20orf204 homolog isoform X2 produces MAPGQAGLRTCSVPDVLHHYRAVIFEDLQAAVRQGGPGAQWTGPGSQHLHFIQKNLTGPAAPGWRGRVGASCSAQKEHSILLSIASLGRTLRRVVARGRRGALEKAAWTVALRTEAVMRRHCWMLRQRSRWPERRPPRRRGGRRRLLLRALDAVATCWEKLFALRAAATEDA; encoded by the exons ATGGCCCCCGGCCAGGCAGGGCTCCGCACCTGCAGCGTCCCTGACGTGCTCCACCACTACCGAGCGGTCATCTTTGAGGACCTGCAGGCCGCTGTGAGGCAGGGTGGGCCAGGGGCACAATGGACTGGGCCAGGCTCCCAACACCTCCATTTCATTCAGAAAAACCTGACTGGACCTGCAGCCCCTGGATGGCGGGGTCGGGTGGGAGCTTCCTGCAGTGCCCAGAAG gagcACAGTATCCTACTGTCCATTGCGTCCCTGGGTCGGACCCTGCGCAGGGTGGTGGCCCGGGGCCGCCGCGGGGCACTGGAGAAAGCGGCGTGGACCGTAGCCCTGCGCACCGAGGCGGTGATGCGGCGCCACTGCTGGATGCTGCGCCAG CGGAGCCGGTGGCCCGAGAGGCGCCCTCCCCGGCGTCGCGGCGGCCGGAGGAGGCTCCTACTGCGCGCCCTGGACGCCGTCGCCACCTGCTGGGAGAAGCTCTTCGCGCTGCGCGCGGCGGCCACGGAGGACGCCTAG